In a single window of the Limnochorda sp. L945t genome:
- the cas1e gene encoding type I-E CRISPR-associated endonuclease Cas1e, producing the protein MPKDLHVLPKVRDGWTYLYVEHARIDRSDQAIVIHDQDGRVPVPCATLALLMVGPGTTLTHAAVVALSDNGCLVAWVGESGIRFYAQGMGETRSSAALIHQARLVSDPQLRLQVVFRLYQKRFEEPLSPDLTLRQIRGLEGARVRGTYSRLSQQYGLEWKGRYYDRQRWMQADPLNRALSVANSCLYGVCHAAIVSIGLSPGLGFIHTGKMLSFVYDVADLYKTETTIPVAFAEASKGTDQLETRVRRACRDVFHEQHLLGRIVSDLDEILDLPDQRSTGIETDVDSEPAAPGELWDPATGAVRGGRNFAQGEGEHP; encoded by the coding sequence GTGCCCAAGGATCTGCACGTACTCCCCAAGGTTCGCGACGGCTGGACCTATCTCTACGTCGAACACGCCCGTATCGACCGCTCGGACCAGGCTATCGTCATCCACGACCAAGACGGGCGAGTCCCCGTTCCGTGCGCAACCCTTGCGTTACTGATGGTCGGGCCCGGTACGACGCTCACGCACGCGGCCGTCGTGGCCCTCTCGGACAACGGGTGCCTGGTCGCCTGGGTAGGCGAGTCCGGCATCCGCTTTTACGCTCAGGGGATGGGGGAAACCCGCAGCTCTGCTGCGCTTATCCATCAGGCGCGACTGGTGTCGGACCCCCAGCTGAGACTGCAGGTCGTCTTCCGGCTGTATCAGAAGCGGTTCGAGGAGCCTTTGTCTCCGGACCTTACGCTGCGGCAAATCCGTGGATTGGAAGGGGCCAGGGTCCGTGGCACGTACTCGCGGCTAAGCCAGCAATATGGTCTGGAATGGAAAGGCCGGTATTACGACCGCCAGCGGTGGATGCAGGCTGATCCCCTCAATCGGGCTTTGTCGGTCGCCAACAGTTGCCTCTATGGCGTGTGTCACGCGGCCATCGTGTCCATAGGCCTGTCTCCCGGTCTTGGGTTCATCCATACCGGCAAGATGCTCTCCTTCGTGTACGACGTTGCAGACCTCTACAAAACGGAGACGACCATCCCGGTCGCATTTGCAGAGGCGAGCAAAGGCACTGACCAATTGGAAACGCGGGTGCGCCGGGCGTGCCGGGATGTGTTTCACGAGCAGCATTTGCTGGGCCGTATCGTCTCAGACCTCGACGAGATCCTCGACTTACCCGACCAGAGGTCTACCGGCATCGAGACGGATGTCGACTCCGAGCCCGCCGCCCCGGGCGAGCTCTGGGATCCTGCGACGGGTGCCGTCCGGGGCGGCAGGAATTTCGCACAGGGCGAGGGGGAACACCCGTGA
- the cas2e gene encoding type I-E CRISPR-associated endoribonuclease Cas2e, with protein sequence MTVLILERVKPGLRGELSRWFLEVKAGVFVGTVSAMVRERLWSRICNEAEERYGCLLVHNAANEQGFRIRSYGIPSRQIVDFDGLQLVRIPTDS encoded by the coding sequence GTGACGGTGCTCATTCTCGAACGGGTCAAACCGGGACTGCGAGGCGAGCTTTCGCGATGGTTCCTCGAGGTCAAGGCAGGGGTGTTCGTCGGTACGGTATCGGCCATGGTTCGGGAGCGCCTGTGGAGCCGCATATGTAATGAGGCAGAAGAGCGTTACGGGTGCCTATTGGTGCATAATGCGGCCAACGAGCAAGGTTTCCGAATACGCTCCTATGGCATTCCGTCGAGACAAATCGTCGACTTCGACGGGCTTCAGCTCGTTCGGATCCCCACCGACTCTTGA